The following are encoded in a window of Staphylococcus piscifermentans genomic DNA:
- a CDS encoding rhomboid family protein, which yields MRIEKQFWKLIYYWIRYLNYEIAYRNKEDSEIWLSNKRKHKIVIFKTEVNSSQEIRFDKSRVQEHEKEISEFTGFKIKEVDFYYLTEKIFTYENLNEVHPIKMKFNVIRNMKDLNKIFPNPLLIRLYSRNNDKTSLYYKKRVLSDNPLEKYMMKFAPVTYGLIALNVIIWLYMFLILNIFSDNRMIDVGGLVHFNVVHGEWYRLITSMFLHFNFEHILMNMLSLFIFGKLVEAIAGHWRMLGIYLISGVFGNLVSLAIDSTSISVGASGAIFGLIGALFAMMFIGKQYERKTLFQLIGVLLLLTLVSLFISNVNIFAHIGGFIGGILITFIGYYYKVNRKYFWISLGIMVILTILLLIRTLTIKEDNIYDKLIRDEMNEGNYNKASQLVEHTINKGYEDDETYYLSGLIKATKDSKAEGISTWERGLKYYPESGILHYELAIANRSLGDKKSALKHIKIAYKNHPHNEKYKYLKEELTHDNESADK from the coding sequence ATGAGAATAGAAAAACAATTTTGGAAATTAATTTATTATTGGATTCGATATTTGAACTACGAAATTGCATACAGAAATAAGGAAGATTCAGAAATATGGTTAAGCAATAAAAGAAAACATAAAATTGTTATTTTTAAAACCGAAGTCAATAGCTCTCAGGAAATTCGCTTTGATAAAAGTCGTGTCCAAGAGCACGAAAAAGAAATATCAGAATTTACAGGTTTTAAAATCAAAGAGGTTGATTTTTACTATTTGACTGAAAAGATTTTTACATATGAAAATCTTAACGAAGTACATCCAATTAAAATGAAGTTCAATGTGATTAGAAATATGAAAGATTTGAATAAGATATTTCCTAATCCACTTCTTATTCGTCTTTACTCACGAAATAATGATAAAACTTCACTTTATTATAAAAAAAGAGTATTAAGTGATAATCCATTAGAAAAATATATGATGAAATTTGCCCCTGTAACATACGGATTAATCGCTTTAAATGTGATAATTTGGCTTTATATGTTTCTCATACTCAATATATTCTCAGATAACCGGATGATTGATGTAGGAGGATTAGTGCATTTTAATGTGGTACACGGGGAATGGTACAGATTAATTACTTCGATGTTTTTACACTTTAATTTTGAACATATACTGATGAATATGCTCTCATTATTTATTTTTGGTAAGCTTGTAGAAGCAATAGCCGGTCATTGGCGGATGCTAGGCATCTATTTGATTTCAGGAGTATTTGGAAACCTTGTTTCACTCGCTATAGATAGCACTTCTATCTCAGTTGGGGCGAGCGGTGCAATCTTCGGTTTAATTGGTGCGCTATTTGCTATGATGTTTATTGGCAAACAATACGAGCGCAAAACATTATTTCAACTCATCGGTGTGCTTTTACTTTTAACGCTAGTTTCGTTATTTATTTCCAATGTGAATATCTTCGCCCATATTGGCGGTTTTATTGGTGGAATTTTAATTACATTTATAGGTTATTATTATAAAGTAAATCGCAAATATTTTTGGATTTCACTTGGAATAATGGTGATATTGACAATTCTCCTACTTATAAGAACTTTAACTATCAAAGAAGATAATATTTATGATAAGTTAATAAGAGATGAAATGAATGAAGGGAATTATAATAAAGCATCGCAACTTGTAGAACACACTATAAATAAAGGTTATGAAGATGATGAGACATATTATTTAAGTGGCCTGATTAAAGCAACTAAAGATTCTAAAGCAGAAGGCATTTCCACATGGGAACGTGGACTCAAATATTATCCTGAATCTGGCATTTTGCATTATGAATTAGCTATTGCAAATCGTTCATTAGGTGATAAAAAATCTGCTTTGAAGCATATTAAAATCGCTTATAAAAATCACCCGCACAATGAAAAATACAAATATCTTAAAGAAGAGTTGACGCATGACAATGAATCAGCAGATAAATAG
- the comGA gene encoding competence type IV pilus ATPase ComGA — protein MKKLLDQILKDAIAKNVSDIHFIPLEKEVSIKFRVNDDLINYDKIEILNYSKLLTFMKFQAGLDVSNYHQAQSGQTTFKHQTLYNLRISTLPLSLGMESCVIRLSPQYYSQDSKMAGPKNFYHLMNKKQGLILFTGPTGSGKSTMMYEMVAFAQEHLNLNIITVEDPVEKRITGITQISVNEKAGINYESSFKAILRCDPDIILIGEIRDAQIAKCVIHAALSGHLVLSTLHSNDCEGALLRLLEMGVTPQEAQQSIALISNQRLVTNQYGNRELAYETMYQSDIQYFFKHDYTMPKHFMKLSKVLTQMSEEGVICEEILERYT, from the coding sequence ATGAAAAAACTTTTAGACCAAATTTTGAAAGATGCAATCGCTAAGAACGTATCAGATATCCATTTTATACCGCTTGAAAAGGAAGTCTCGATTAAATTCAGAGTCAATGATGATTTGATTAATTACGATAAAATTGAGATTCTAAATTATTCAAAATTGCTTACCTTTATGAAATTTCAAGCAGGACTCGATGTTTCAAATTATCATCAAGCTCAAAGCGGCCAAACAACTTTTAAGCATCAAACTTTATATAATTTGCGGATATCGACTTTACCGCTTTCCTTAGGTATGGAAAGCTGTGTAATACGTCTTTCACCGCAGTATTATTCCCAAGATTCTAAAATGGCAGGCCCTAAAAATTTCTATCATCTTATGAATAAGAAACAAGGGCTCATACTTTTTACAGGGCCAACTGGTTCAGGTAAAAGCACGATGATGTATGAAATGGTTGCTTTTGCTCAAGAGCATTTGAATTTAAATATTATAACAGTCGAAGATCCTGTGGAAAAAAGAATTACTGGTATCACCCAAATTTCGGTTAATGAAAAGGCGGGTATTAATTATGAGAGCTCTTTCAAAGCTATCTTACGTTGCGATCCAGATATCATTCTTATTGGTGAAATCAGAGATGCTCAGATAGCTAAATGCGTAATCCATGCTGCTTTAAGCGGACATTTGGTTTTATCCACTTTACATTCTAATGATTGCGAAGGCGCATTATTAAGATTATTAGAAATGGGTGTGACACCGCAGGAAGCCCAACAATCTATCGCGTTAATTTCAAATCAGCGTTTAGTTACAAATCAATACGGCAACCGCGAACTCGCTTATGAAACGATGTATCAGTCGGATATACAGTATTTTTTCAAGCATGATTACACAATGCCGAAACATTTTATGAAATTAAGTAAAGTATTAACTCAAATGAGTGAAGAGGGCGTTATCTGTGAAGAGATTCTCGAAAGATATACTTAA
- a CDS encoding 5-formyltetrahydrofolate cyclo-ligase: MKKSDFRKETLKHMKNLNKSIKEKADQWLAEQLFSTEEYKNAQKIGIVLAMNHEVDTYSIIKQIINQNKQAFVPATEYSTKKMTFQRLTDLSTLAVDEKGIKYVNAPTEKTDQLDLIIVPGVVFNNYGYRIGYGGGYFDKFLSQHRAATISLIYDIQLNNDFNTESHDEKVDRLIIAKTK, encoded by the coding sequence ATGAAGAAGTCTGATTTTCGAAAAGAAACCTTGAAACACATGAAAAATTTAAATAAGAGTATAAAAGAAAAAGCCGATCAGTGGCTGGCTGAGCAACTCTTTTCGACAGAAGAATATAAAAATGCTCAAAAAATAGGGATTGTCTTAGCAATGAATCATGAAGTTGATACCTATTCGATTATTAAACAAATTATTAATCAAAATAAACAAGCTTTCGTTCCTGCTACTGAATATTCTACAAAGAAAATGACTTTTCAGCGTCTGACAGATTTATCAACACTAGCAGTAGATGAAAAAGGGATTAAATATGTGAACGCACCTACTGAAAAAACAGATCAATTAGATTTAATTATAGTACCCGGCGTAGTCTTTAATAATTATGGTTACCGAATCGGTTATGGCGGCGGCTATTTTGATAAATTTTTAAGTCAACATAGAGCAGCTACTATCAGCTTGATTTATGATATTCAATTAAATAATGATTTCAATACTGAAAGTCATGATGAAAAAGTTGACCGCTTAATTATTGCTAAAACAAAGTAA
- the comGD gene encoding competence type IV pilus minor pilin ComGD codes for MVKLLLARKIEAFTMLETLLVLSLISLFTFLSLSAQNQAQYTKIQSEAKAKNLASQIIYLKSKAIKDQNSITIIFNRGSKEVKVVEERNKINTIQLENGIIKDSNNMDIVTIDKEGQLNRFGSIYIKFDQTLFRFIFHIEKGSLRIEKQKV; via the coding sequence ATGGTGAAGCTTCTATTAGCTAGAAAAATTGAAGCTTTTACTATGCTAGAAACCCTTTTAGTTCTTTCACTAATAAGTTTATTTACATTTTTAAGTTTATCAGCTCAAAATCAGGCCCAATACACTAAAATTCAAAGTGAAGCTAAAGCCAAAAACCTAGCATCACAAATTATATATTTAAAATCAAAGGCAATTAAGGACCAAAATAGTATTACAATAATATTCAATCGAGGATCTAAAGAAGTAAAAGTAGTAGAAGAGAGAAATAAAATTAATACTATCCAACTAGAAAATGGAATAATAAAAGATAGCAATAATATGGATATTGTTACGATTGATAAAGAAGGCCAACTCAATCGTTTTGGTTCAATTTATATTAAATTTGACCAAACTTTATTCAGGTTTATTTTTCATATTGAGAAAGGCAGTTTAAGAATTGAAAAACAAAAAGTTTAA
- the comGF gene encoding competence type IV pilus minor pilin ComGF, producing MSIIILKAIIKKYVLLIQKLVKNNVSKNNKFFAFTLIETLLAFSIFCLALSLIPPLFKSVNALNNQINDTALINFEFFSQDITRELNEVSIKNIEIDNNHLIAKKKARLINFTFTKEKIYKTVDGKGNITLIQNIKDFKLTKINNKYIKVDLTLFENNRQYKKILII from the coding sequence TTGAGCATTATAATATTAAAAGCGATTATAAAGAAATATGTATTATTGATTCAGAAATTGGTAAAAAACAATGTATCCAAAAATAATAAGTTCTTTGCTTTTACTTTAATAGAAACTCTCCTTGCATTTTCAATTTTCTGTTTGGCACTTAGTTTAATTCCTCCATTATTTAAATCTGTCAATGCACTTAACAATCAAATAAACGATACAGCTCTTATAAACTTTGAATTTTTTTCTCAAGATATAACAAGAGAACTTAATGAAGTTTCGATTAAAAATATTGAAATTGATAATAATCACTTAATCGCTAAGAAAAAAGCACGGCTCATTAATTTCACTTTTACAAAGGAAAAGATTTATAAGACAGTAGACGGAAAAGGTAATATCACTCTTATCCAAAATATAAAGGACTTTAAACTCACAAAAATCAATAATAAATATATCAAGGTGGACTTAACTTTATTTGAAAATAATCGGCAATATAAGAAAATACTTATTATATAA
- the comGB gene encoding competence type IV pilus assembly protein ComGB yields the protein MKRFSKDILKYSLVPSKKLNTKEQLILLYRLNILLEHGFTLIECFTFLNMHIQYKQKETAKEIIHLIKNGASCYSILKFLNFPRTIIMQIYFSEKYGQLTENLKDAYEFLNRKNETKQKLIKTIQYPLILIMVFMMMLFGINHFILPEFQQIYSTMDIHLSPTLRFLNNLIQHFPLIILSLLVLISIMSIFAYLVYRKLTIKQRLKFILKIPIVSKYFKLFKTYQVANELSLFFRNGIVLQQISKIYTEQNVDLFLNYIGNYTIDHIQKGLSLPEIFKSIGCFENDLIQFIEQGEKSGKLEVELTIYTQILLSQIETKMNKQIRLIQPVIFLLLGLLIVSLYLVIMLPMFDMMQSIK from the coding sequence GTGAAGAGATTCTCGAAAGATATACTTAAATATTCCTTGGTCCCTTCAAAAAAGCTGAATACCAAAGAGCAGTTAATCTTATTGTATCGTTTGAATATCCTCTTAGAACATGGTTTTACATTAATAGAATGTTTCACCTTTTTAAATATGCATATTCAATATAAACAAAAGGAGACTGCTAAAGAAATTATCCATCTTATTAAAAACGGCGCATCTTGCTACTCAATACTGAAATTTCTCAACTTTCCCCGAACTATTATTATGCAAATCTATTTCTCTGAAAAATATGGACAACTTACTGAAAATTTAAAGGACGCTTATGAATTTCTTAATAGAAAAAATGAGACCAAACAAAAATTAATTAAGACTATCCAATATCCTCTCATATTAATCATGGTCTTTATGATGATGCTGTTCGGAATTAATCATTTTATACTCCCCGAATTCCAACAAATATATTCTACAATGGACATTCACTTATCTCCGACGTTAAGATTTTTAAACAACCTCATTCAACATTTCCCACTTATTATTTTATCTCTCCTCGTCCTTATTTCTATTATGAGCATATTCGCATATTTAGTTTATAGAAAACTAACAATCAAACAGCGATTGAAATTCATTTTAAAAATACCAATTGTAAGCAAATATTTTAAACTCTTTAAAACGTATCAAGTTGCAAATGAACTTTCTTTATTTTTTCGAAACGGTATTGTATTGCAACAAATTTCAAAAATTTACACAGAACAAAATGTCGATTTATTTCTTAACTATATCGGCAATTACACAATTGACCATATTCAAAAAGGCCTGAGCTTGCCAGAAATTTTCAAAAGTATAGGCTGCTTTGAAAATGATTTAATCCAATTCATAGAGCAGGGCGAGAAAAGCGGAAAACTAGAAGTAGAATTGACTATCTATACACAAATATTATTAAGTCAAATCGAAACAAAAATGAACAAACAAATCAGGTTGATACAACCCGTTATTTTCTTACTTCTTGGTCTTTTAATTGTATCTTTATATCTTGTAATTATGCTGCCTATGTTTGATATGATGCAATCTATTAAATAA
- a CDS encoding ROK family glucokinase: MKNLILAADVGGTTCKLGIFDKHLDRLAKWSIQTDISDPTGVVLLKSVYSAFVQKLTELNLKLEDVIGLGLGVPGPVDFETGVVHGAVNLNWPGDVNIREIFSQYVSFPVFVDNDANAAALGEKHKGAGHDADDVVAITLGTGVGGGIISNGKLVHGHNGSGAEIGHFRVDFDQRFACNCGKYGCLETVASATGVVNLVKFYHPKLTIKSSILELIKEDRVTAKDVFDASKKGDLFCLFITERVANYIAYACSIISVMSNPKYIILGGGMSEAGDILIENIKTEYRNLTFTPAQNGTEIVKAQLGNDAGIAGAAGLIKTYVIDEERVE, from the coding sequence ATGAAAAATTTAATATTGGCAGCGGATGTTGGCGGTACAACATGCAAGTTAGGGATTTTTGATAAACATCTAGACAGACTGGCGAAGTGGTCAATACAAACAGATATCAGTGATCCGACAGGAGTCGTTCTGCTTAAATCAGTCTATAGTGCTTTTGTACAAAAGTTAACTGAACTTAATCTTAAATTAGAAGATGTAATAGGATTAGGACTGGGCGTCCCCGGACCTGTTGATTTTGAAACGGGAGTAGTTCATGGGGCAGTCAACCTTAACTGGCCAGGCGACGTAAATATTAGAGAAATCTTTTCTCAATATGTCAGCTTTCCAGTATTTGTAGATAATGATGCTAATGCAGCAGCTTTAGGCGAAAAACACAAAGGCGCAGGTCATGACGCAGATGATGTTGTGGCTATAACTTTAGGTACAGGAGTAGGCGGCGGCATTATTTCTAATGGTAAACTTGTTCATGGCCATAATGGTTCTGGCGCAGAAATTGGTCATTTCAGAGTAGATTTCGATCAAAGATTTGCTTGTAATTGTGGAAAATACGGCTGTTTAGAAACAGTTGCTTCGGCCACTGGTGTAGTTAATTTGGTCAAATTTTACCATCCTAAATTAACGATTAAATCTTCTATTTTAGAACTTATTAAAGAAGATCGTGTGACAGCCAAAGATGTTTTTGACGCCTCTAAAAAAGGAGATTTATTCTGTTTGTTCATAACAGAAAGAGTGGCAAACTATATTGCATATGCTTGCAGTATTATTAGTGTAATGAGTAATCCGAAATACATCATTTTGGGTGGCGGCATGTCCGAAGCAGGAGATATTTTAATAGAGAACATTAAAACAGAGTATCGTAATTTGACATTTACTCCAGCTCAAAATGGAACTGAAATAGTGAAAGCTCAACTAGGTAACGATGCAGGGATTGCAGGTGCAGCTGGTTTAATAAAAACTTACGTGATAGATGAGGAGAGAGTTGAATAA
- a CDS encoding MTH1187 family thiamine-binding protein, with product MAIVDVVVIPVGTEGPSVSKYIAEIQTKLKEFKEQGLIDYQLTPMNTLIEGDLEDLFKVVQAIHELPFDKGLERVCTNIRIDDRRDKSRKMNDKLVSVQKQLDKMSGDQ from the coding sequence ATGGCAATAGTAGATGTAGTAGTAATTCCTGTTGGAACAGAAGGACCTAGCGTCAGTAAATATATCGCTGAGATTCAAACTAAGCTAAAAGAATTTAAGGAACAAGGCTTGATTGATTATCAATTAACACCTATGAATACACTTATTGAAGGTGATTTAGAAGATTTATTCAAAGTTGTTCAAGCTATTCATGAATTACCTTTTGATAAAGGATTAGAAAGGGTATGTACTAATATAAGAATAGATGACCGTCGTGATAAATCTCGCAAAATGAACGACAAATTGGTATCTGTTCAAAAACAATTAGACAAAATGAGTGGTGATCAATAA
- a CDS encoding YqgQ family protein produces MNQQINSFYDVQQLLKQFGFIIYFKDKQDMLEMMEQEIRELHEYQLISKDTFIKCILIINQRRMSK; encoded by the coding sequence ATGAATCAGCAGATAAATAGTTTTTATGATGTGCAGCAATTATTAAAGCAATTTGGTTTTATAATTTATTTTAAAGATAAACAAGATATGCTAGAAATGATGGAGCAAGAAATAAGGGAGCTTCATGAATATCAGCTCATATCCAAAGACACGTTTATTAAGTGTATTCTAATTATCAATCAAAGAAGGATGAGTAAGTAA
- a CDS encoding peptidoglycan D,D-transpeptidase FtsI family protein, whose product MLKRLKEKSNDEKTRNLMDKRINFFFGLVVIVFVIIVLRLGYLQIAQGSHYKQLIKNDENITVNESVPRGRILDRNGKILVDNASKKSITYTRGRKTSQKEILDTAKRLSKLIKMDTDHITKRDEQDFWIQLHPNKAADMMKKEEKMLNDGDISQDQYDEELHNKIKEKQLKQLTKKDLQVLAIYREMMAGSTLNPQTIKNKDVTEKEYAAVSQQLSKLPGVNTSMDWDRKYPYGNLLKGLFGDVSTTEEGIPKELTDYYLSKGYSRNDRVGKSYLEYQYESILRGKKKEMKYTTDKSGAITNTEVINPGSRGDDLVLSIDVDLQKEVEDALEKQINKLRSEGAKNMDTAMIVVQDPKNGDVLAMAGKKIKPNGEMTDYDIGNFTSQYTVGSSVKGGTLLAGYQNGAIHVGEEMIDEPLHFQGGLTKRSYFNQNGKVRINDKEALMHSSNVYMFKTALKLAKDPYHYNMALPNNIADAGQKLRKGLNQVGLGVKTGIDLPNEVAGQIEKLDTNSGNYLDLAIGQYDTYSPLQLSQYVSTIANNGYRIQPHVGLEIRKATNKDNLGPVKHKIKGNVLNRVNNTPDQIKEVQDGFDMAFNKAPGTGYQSFHNTVVPSAGKTGTAEVFQNGEPRVNSTYIGYAPKDDPQLSFSIVYTNQPVPEPWLQGGDLGRDVINYYFKDKKEK is encoded by the coding sequence TTGTTAAAAAGGTTAAAAGAAAAATCAAATGATGAAAAAACTAGAAATCTGATGGATAAGAGAATCAATTTCTTCTTTGGTCTAGTTGTCATAGTATTTGTAATCATTGTTTTACGGTTAGGTTACTTACAAATTGCACAAGGTTCTCATTATAAGCAACTCATTAAAAATGATGAAAATATTACTGTCAATGAATCAGTACCAAGAGGAAGAATTCTGGATAGAAATGGTAAAATTTTGGTAGATAACGCTTCTAAAAAGTCTATTACATATACAAGAGGCCGCAAAACTTCACAAAAAGAAATCTTAGATACAGCAAAACGTTTATCAAAACTGATTAAAATGGATACTGATCATATAACTAAGCGAGACGAACAAGATTTTTGGATCCAATTACATCCTAATAAAGCAGCAGATATGATGAAAAAAGAGGAAAAAATGTTAAATGATGGCGATATTTCTCAAGATCAGTATGACGAAGAACTACACAACAAGATTAAAGAAAAACAACTTAAACAATTAACTAAAAAAGACTTGCAGGTATTAGCAATCTACAGAGAAATGATGGCCGGATCAACATTAAACCCGCAAACTATTAAAAACAAAGATGTAACTGAAAAAGAATATGCTGCAGTTTCACAACAACTATCAAAATTACCAGGCGTGAATACGTCCATGGATTGGGATCGAAAATATCCTTATGGTAATTTGTTAAAAGGATTATTCGGTGATGTATCAACAACTGAAGAAGGGATTCCTAAAGAATTAACTGATTACTATTTATCAAAAGGCTATTCAAGAAACGATCGTGTAGGTAAGTCTTATCTCGAATATCAATATGAGAGTATATTACGAGGAAAGAAAAAAGAAATGAAATATACAACAGATAAATCAGGCGCAATAACTAATACAGAAGTTATAAATCCTGGTTCTCGCGGTGACGACTTAGTATTATCAATTGATGTTGATTTACAAAAAGAGGTAGAAGATGCACTAGAAAAACAAATTAATAAATTACGTAGCGAAGGCGCTAAAAATATGGATACAGCAATGATTGTTGTTCAAGATCCAAAAAATGGCGATGTACTTGCTATGGCAGGTAAAAAGATTAAGCCAAATGGCGAAATGACTGATTATGATATTGGTAACTTCACATCTCAATATACAGTTGGTTCATCTGTAAAAGGCGGAACTTTACTTGCAGGTTATCAAAATGGTGCAATCCATGTTGGAGAAGAAATGATTGATGAGCCGCTCCATTTCCAAGGGGGTCTTACTAAACGTTCTTACTTCAACCAAAACGGCAAAGTAAGAATCAATGATAAAGAAGCATTAATGCACTCATCAAACGTTTATATGTTTAAAACTGCTTTAAAATTAGCGAAAGATCCATACCATTATAATATGGCACTTCCAAATAATATTGCCGATGCAGGTCAAAAATTGAGAAAAGGTTTAAATCAAGTCGGATTAGGCGTTAAAACTGGTATTGATTTACCAAATGAAGTAGCAGGACAAATTGAGAAATTAGATACCAATAGCGGTAATTATTTAGATTTAGCAATAGGACAATACGATACCTATTCACCGCTCCAACTTTCTCAATACGTATCAACCATTGCTAATAATGGATATCGTATTCAACCACATGTCGGCTTAGAAATCAGAAAAGCAACAAATAAAGACAATTTAGGACCTGTGAAACATAAAATAAAAGGCAATGTATTAAATAGAGTTAATAACACGCCTGACCAAATCAAGGAAGTTCAAGACGGATTCGACATGGCATTTAATAAAGCTCCAGGTACTGGGTATCAAAGTTTCCATAACACTGTAGTTCCTTCAGCTGGTAAAACAGGTACCGCTGAGGTATTCCAAAATGGAGAGCCGAGAGTTAACTCAACGTATATTGGTTATGCTCCAAAAGATGATCCTCAACTTTCATTCTCTATAGTTTACACTAACCAACCTGTTCCAGAACCTTGGTTGCAAGGTGGAGACCTTGGTAGAGATGTTATCAATTATTACTTTAAAGATAAAAAAGAAAAATAA
- the comGC gene encoding competence type IV pilus major pilin ComGC — protein sequence MKNIYLKIKKRNIKAFTLLEMLLVLLVISVLLILIIPNIAKQSEHVQATGCEAQQKMVNSQIEAYTLKNNRKPDSVDDLVTQGYLKEGQKKCKSGESITIKNGEASIS from the coding sequence ATGAAAAATATTTATTTAAAAATAAAAAAACGAAATATTAAGGCTTTTACGCTTTTAGAAATGTTACTTGTACTTTTAGTAATCAGTGTACTCTTGATTCTAATCATTCCTAATATCGCAAAGCAATCTGAACATGTGCAAGCAACCGGATGCGAAGCACAACAAAAAATGGTAAATAGTCAAATTGAAGCTTATACTTTAAAAAATAATCGAAAACCAGATTCAGTTGATGATCTCGTTACTCAAGGATATTTAAAAGAAGGGCAAAAGAAATGTAAATCCGGAGAAAGCATTACTATAAAAAATGGTGAAGCTTCTATTAGCTAG
- a CDS encoding MBL fold metallo-hydrolase — protein sequence MNISSLTLGIADTNTYFIEDENSVLLVDPSSDGKKIIDKLKSIDKPLKAIILTHAHFDHIGALDEVLNEYDVPVYLHEEEFDFLTDTSKNGSSKFQQYGLEPVKSSAKPQSLKEGTHNIGGFDVKVLHTPGHSPGSLTYVFNDFAVVGDTLFNNGIGRTDLYRGDYETLVDSIQDKIFEIEGDLPLYPGHGSSTTVNGEQLNPYLHG from the coding sequence ATGAATATTTCATCTTTAACACTTGGTATTGCTGATACCAATACTTATTTTATTGAGGATGAAAATAGTGTTTTACTAGTAGATCCATCAAGTGATGGCAAAAAAATCATAGACAAGCTTAAATCAATCGATAAACCCTTAAAAGCAATTATTTTAACACATGCCCATTTTGATCATATTGGTGCTTTGGACGAAGTATTAAATGAATATGATGTGCCTGTGTATTTACATGAAGAAGAATTTGATTTCTTAACTGACACAAGTAAAAATGGGTCATCAAAATTCCAACAATATGGATTGGAACCCGTTAAGAGTTCGGCGAAACCTCAATCATTAAAAGAGGGTACGCATAACATCGGCGGTTTCGATGTAAAAGTATTGCATACACCAGGACATTCACCTGGCAGTTTAACTTATGTATTTAATGATTTCGCTGTTGTAGGCGATACATTATTCAACAACGGTATTGGTCGAACAGATTTATACCGCGGTGATTATGAAACTTTAGTTGATTCAATTCAAGACAAAATTTTTGAAATTGAAGGCGACTTACCGTTATATCCAGGACACGGTTCTTCAACAACTGTCAATGGTGAACAATTAAATCCATATCTTCATGGGTAA
- a CDS encoding shikimate kinase — translation MQVKKEISKTAPVILVGFMGTGKTTLAEYIAHKENKTFADLDKIIEKETNKSIPEIFAEEGELKFRELESKYLIDSLEKYDIISTGGGIVESVTSMNTLSKLNNIFWLDTDIEVIYERIKNDSNRPNANNKAFDDLKRLYLSRLSRYNEIAFSRIDTNIEVDILYQNLMNILNADDQYWRV, via the coding sequence ATGCAAGTGAAAAAGGAAATTAGCAAAACAGCACCAGTAATATTAGTCGGTTTCATGGGGACAGGCAAAACAACTTTAGCGGAATATATAGCGCATAAAGAAAATAAAACTTTTGCTGATTTAGATAAAATCATAGAGAAAGAAACAAATAAGAGCATCCCGGAAATATTTGCAGAAGAAGGCGAACTAAAATTTCGTGAACTTGAAAGTAAATATTTAATCGACTCTTTGGAAAAATACGATATAATATCGACAGGTGGAGGAATCGTCGAAAGTGTAACATCTATGAATACTTTATCTAAATTAAATAATATTTTTTGGTTAGATACTGATATCGAAGTTATATACGAGCGAATTAAAAATGATAGCAATCGACCAAATGCTAATAATAAAGCATTTGATGATTTAAAAAGGTTGTATTTATCAAGACTTTCACGATATAATGAAATCGCATTCAGCAGAATAGATACAAATATAGAAGTTGATATTTTGTATCAAAATTTGATGAATATTTTAAATGCGGATGATCAGTATTGGAGAGTATAA